The genomic DNA GGCGGCGCTGGGCCTGGCCGAGCTCGTCGAGGTGCGCTGCGCGGACGTCTCCGAGGTCGACACCACCGGGTACGACGCGGTCTTCACCGACCCGGCGCGGCGCACCTCGCGGGGCCGGGTGTTCGACCCGGAGGCGTACTCGCCGCCGCTGTCCTGGGCGGTCGAGGCGGCCCGGCGCACCCCGTACGGCGCGCTGAAGGTCGCCCCGGGCATCCCGCACGAGCTGGTCCCGGACGGTGCGGAGGCGGAATGGGTCTCCGACCACGGCGACGTGAAGGAGGCGGTGATCTGGTTCGGCACGGGGGCGGCCGCCCCGCACCGCGCCACCCTGCTCCCGGGCGACCGGACGCTCACCGGCGGCGACCTCCCGGATCCGGAGGCCGGCCCGGTCGGCCGCTACCTGTACGAGCCGGACGGCGCGGTGATCCGCGCCCACATGGTCGCCGAGGTGGCCGCGCAGGTCGGGGGCCGGCTGATCGACCCGATGATCGCGTACGTCACCTCCGACCGACTGGTGCCCACCCCGTTCGCGCACGCCTTCGAGCTGACCGACGTCCTGCCGTACAACGTCAAGAAGCTCAAGGCGCTGCTGCGCGAACGGAAGGTCGGCACCGTGGTGATCAAGAAGCGCGGCATGTCGGTCACCCCGGAGGAGCTGCGCCGCCAACTGAAGCCCTCCGGGCCGAACACGGCGACGGTGATCCTCTCCCGCACCGACCACGGGCCGCTGATGATGCTGGGTCAGCCGGTCGGGGCCTGGATGTAGTCCTCCAGGCGGGCGACCGCGAAGCCCTGCTCGTGGATGCGGCGCAGCATCTCGGCGAACATCTCGGTCATGGTCTCGCCCTTGAGGTCCTTGGGGCCGCGGAAGTGGGCGAGGATGATGTCGCCGGGCTTCAGCTTCTTGTCGGCGGCCTGGTACTGCATGTCGTGGATCTGCATGGACTCGCGCCAGAGCACGATCGCGCGCGGACCGCACTGCTGCACCGCGGTGTTGAGGGCCGCCGTGTTGGCGCCGTCGCCGTAGGGCGGGCGGAACAGCAGCGGGGCGGTGCCGTACTGCCCGGTGAGGGCGGTCTGGGCGTCGCAGATCTCGGAGTGCTGCTTCTCGGCCGGGACCTTGCTCATGATCGCGTGGTCCACGGTGTGGTTGTGGATGTGGTTGCCGAGCGCCTGGAGCGGCTTGAAGTAGCCGTAGTCGTCCTTGACGATGTCGCGGGTCAGGAACATCGAGACGGGGACCTTGAGGTCGGTCATCATCTCGACGAACCTCGGGTCCTTCTCGGCGCCGTCGTCGATGGTGATGAAGACGACCCTGTCCTTGGTCGGCACCTCGCTGAACACCGGCACGGCACCGGACCCGGCCAGCT from Kitasatospora terrestris includes the following:
- a CDS encoding class I SAM-dependent methyltransferase — protein: MEIESFRALLTGQGRDLLAELREFTPSEELALATRLRRDHPAELVRAAFEQARLRQRARDKFGADAEAMFFTPDGVEQATRRSVADWRARRFAGLGVARLADLCCGIGGDAIALARAGVAVLAVDRDPLTCAVAEANAAALGLAELVEVRCADVSEVDTTGYDAVFTDPARRTSRGRVFDPEAYSPPLSWAVEAARRTPYGALKVAPGIPHELVPDGAEAEWVSDHGDVKEAVIWFGTGAAAPHRATLLPGDRTLTGGDLPDPEAGPVGRYLYEPDGAVIRAHMVAEVAAQVGGRLIDPMIAYVTSDRLVPTPFAHAFELTDVLPYNVKKLKALLRERKVGTVVIKKRGMSVTPEELRRQLKPSGPNTATVILSRTDHGPLMMLGQPVGAWM
- a CDS encoding polysaccharide deacetylase family protein, whose amino-acid sequence is MKKTYGAVAVLALLATATGCGGSAPSSANNLPVPASSAPAAAPSASGPAAASAAAGSGAGWAKWGLQPLAAAPAAPADKPIKLAGSGAVPVFSEVPTKDRVVFITIDDGAEKDPRFVEMMTDLKVPVSMFLTRDIVKDDYGYFKPLQALGNHIHNHTVDHAIMSKVPAEKQHSEICDAQTALTGQYGTAPLLFRPPYGDGANTAALNTAVQQCGPRAIVLWRESMQIHDMQYQAADKKLKPGDIILAHFRGPKDLKGETMTEMFAEMLRRIHEQGFAVARLEDYIQAPTG